The Aspergillus luchuensis IFO 4308 DNA, chromosome 7, nearly complete sequence genome has a segment encoding these proteins:
- a CDS encoding uncharacterized protein (COG:S;~EggNog:ENOG410PKNM;~InterPro:IPR012334,IPR011050) → MSSIVYVPYGVYIVTNTVKIPVGSRIIGQAWPQIMGKGKNFQDQLHARPVVQVGEVDESGVVEIQDMMFTVSGATAGAILVQWNVHEITRGSAGLWDSHFRVGGAVGSELQGDKCPKGGGINTDCIGASALLHVTSKASAYIENSWAWVADHDLDAADEAQIDIFSGRGILIESQGPTWLYGTASEHNVLYQYQFSNSKNVIAGMIQTESPYFQSHPGAPLPIVTGGFPNDPHFDNCTISSPATCAVSWAVRIVDSSSVYILGAGLYSWFSKYSQDCLATENCQDRAFEIEEGQDLWIYNLVTKAIVEMISPVNEKPTLANDNKNGFMSSILAWLKGSTDRTGQRVFEGFTIYDSNMLPSTFSDACITALTATIKCDLQVFQFGEPQYHGTLGNDTLTDLVCDQSCGDSLARWFTNAEANCNGAVLLDHPATILGGNMWEE, encoded by the exons ATGTCATCTATTGTTTACGTTCCATATGGTGTTTATATTGTTACTAATACCGTCAAAATCCCTGTTGGGTCTCGAATCATCGGACAGGCTTGGCCACAGATTATGGGGAAGGGCAAGAATTTCCAAGATCAGTTACATGCCCGACCGGTCGTTCAGGTCGGTGAGGTAGATGAGTCGGGAGTAGTTGAGATTCAGGACATGATGTTTACTGTGTCTGGAGCTACCGCAGGTGCCATCTTGGTTCAATGGAACGTTCATGAGATTACACGCGGCTCAGCTGGTCTTTGGG ATTCCCATTTCAGGGTTGGTGGAGCTGTAGGTTCAGAGCTACAGGGTGACAAATGTCCGAAGGGCGGCGGTATCAACACCGACTGTATTGGTGCATCTGCCCTCCTTCATGTCACTTCTAAAGCCTCCGCTTATATCGAGAATTCCTGGGCTTGGGTTGCCGATCACGACTTGGATGCTGCGGATGAGGCTCAGATTGACATCTTCTCTGGTCGCGGCATTCTTATTGAAAGTCAAGGTCCCACCTGGCTTTATGGGACTGCTTCTGAACACAACGTTCTATACCAATACCAGTTTTCTAATTCCAAAAATGTGATTGCTGGTATGATTCAAACCGAGTCACCATATTTCCAGTCCCATCCTGGAGCGCCATTGCCCATTGTGACTGGTGGATTTCCAAATGATCCTCACTTTGACAACTGCACAATCTCTTCACCAGCTACGTGTGCGGTCTCGTGGGCCGTCCGGATCGTGGACTCCTCCAGTGTCTATATACTTGGCGCAGGCTTGTATAGCTGGTTCTCTAAATACTCACAGGACTGTCTTGCTACTGAGAACTGTCAAGATCGAGCCTTTGAGATCGAAGAGGGCCAAGATCTCTGGATCTATAACTTGGTTACCAAGGCTATTGTCGAAATGATTAGTCCTGTAAACGAGAAACCCACTCTTGCCAATGATAACAAAAATGGGTTTATGTCGTCGATTCTTGCATGGCTGAAAGGATCGACTGACAGAACTGGGCAGCGGGTTTTCGAAGGTTTCACTATCTATGACAGTAACATGCTGCCTTCAACCTTTTCAGATGCCTGTATCACTGCTCTCACCGCTACTATCAAGTGTGATCTCCAGGTATTCCAGTTTGGAGAGCCTCAATACCATGGCACATTGGGTAACGATACTTTGACCGACTTGGTTTGTGATCAAAGTTGCGGCGATTCACTAGCGAGATGGTTTACCAACGCGGAGGCAAATTGTAATGGAGCCGTGCTTCTTGATCACCCAGCCACAATTCTGGGTGGAAACATGTGGGAAGAATAG
- a CDS encoding LysM peptidoglycan-binding domain-containing protein (COG:S;~EggNog:ENOG410PMEE;~InterPro:IPR018392,IPR036779;~PFAM:PF01476) — MQSSPYSYYNQRYKYNLETVIKNCGVTSNTTIPDDLSVTQPEDKPFCPDDSSYTTKDGDTCTSIALDYSVASAALYMGNQDQIRDCNQVVVGQELCLPLSCDHTYVLKSNDTCRSIEEANAEIMFDNSTKRIIPLRQVNPWIDTYCSNLQSTSWAYGKVLCLTPQSGLFNATDPVSTSYNPWGTESSGYGSWVVLPPDNATVAAGTTKHCGKWHTATTGDSCTQICVQDRITSNLFLQVNPSLQSANCTGLLIPGNAYCTGPMRGWNYTVAT, encoded by the coding sequence ATGCAATCAAGCCCCTATTCCTATTACAACCAGCGATACAAGTACAATCTTGAAACTGTTATAAAGAACTGTGGTGTCACTTCCAACACTACAATTCCTGATGATCTTTCTGTCACTCAACCGGAAGACAAACCGTTTTGCCCAGATGACAGCTCATATACAACCAAGGATGGCGATACTTGCACATCTATTGCCCTGGACTACTCTGTTGCGTCCGCAGCCTTGTACATGGGTAATCAGGATCAGATACGCGATTGCAATCAGGTCGTCGTTGGGCAAGAATTGTGTCTGCCCCTATCATGCGATCACACATATGTCCTGAAATCGAACGACACATGTCGTAGTATCGAAGAGGCCAACGCAGAAATCATGTTCGACAATAGCACGAAGAGAATCATTCCTCTTCGCCAAGTCAATCCCTGGATTGATACATACTGTTCCAATCTTCAAAGTACTTCTTGGGCCTATGGAAAAGTCTTGTGTCTAACCCCTCAGTCGGGGCTTTTCAACGCGACAGATCCAGTGTCTACGTCCTACAATCCTTGGGGCACGGAAAGTTCTGGCTATGGCTCATGGGTGGTTCTCCCTCCAGATAATGCCACTGTTGCAGCCGGAACCACCAAGCATTGTGGGAAATGGCATACAGCCACTACTGGGGATTCTTGTACACAGATTTGTGTCCAAGACAGGATCACAAGCAATTTGTTCTTGCAGGTTAATCCTTCCCTGCAGTCTGCAAACTGTACGGGACTTCTCATCCCAGGAAATGCGTACTGCACTGGTCCTATGCGCGGTTGGAATTATACTGTGGCAACCTAA
- a CDS encoding uncharacterized protein (COG:S;~EggNog:ENOG410PKNM;~InterPro:IPR012334,IPR011050,IPR024535;~PFAM:PF12708;~SECRETED:SignalP(1-23)) has translation MLRPLVGVLCLFFLFGWLPGISASQHGHHTHHHLYRRHNGTESAESDGSAKHVVEEALKALRIANKLRVENSQFNKWEFQDSTSQDKGLTDVPLSDYSDSTKNVSLAQLNRRSSTNDSSSLGSNPKYGYTLSPAIVKAAKEVAESEKPTPSDIDYASIASKIRAKWSAGTNDTNAMVQKLSRSNGLDQYTSSGQPDGLQEPTEEGVSKRDTSSYWMASVEKNGASPYAAFGYKIWRNVMDYGAKGDGVTDDTAAINRAISDGNRCGADCKSSTRYPAVVWFPSGTYLVSSPVIQYYNTQLLGDPTNLPTILAASSFVGLGVITSDVYVGDSEEWYLNTNNFLRSIRNFKMDITRTDQSAYVCAIHWQVAQGTSLENIEFYMLQNVEGNTQQGVYMENGSGGFLADLTFVGGNFGAYFGNQQFTTSHLVFVNCKTALQVHWDWAWTMQDVVIESCGTGILLTGGAGGAASTVPNTSISDRVKLSTSRPPVLKATV, from the exons ATGCTTCGACCACTTGTCGGGGTCTTGtgtctctttttcttgttcgggTGGCTGCCTGGCATATCAGCTTCTCAGCATGGAcatcacacccaccaccatctttaCCGACGACATAATGGGACCGAGAGTGCCGAGTCTGACGGCTCTGCCAAAcatgttgttgaagaagctctGAAAGCTCTGAGAATTGCCAACAAGCTTCGTGTGGAGAATTCTCAATTTAACAAATGGGAATTCCAAGATAGTACTTCCCAAGACAAAGGATTGACCGATGTCCCGCTTTCAGACTACTCAGACTCTACGAAGAATGTATCACTGGCTCAGCTGAATAGACGCTCATCTACCAATGATTCAAGCTCACTGGGGTCGAACCCAAAATACGGCTACACCTTATCACCCGCAATTGTCAAGGCTGCAAAGGAGGTTGCGGAATCTGAGAAGCCAACCCCTTCGGACATTGACTATGCCTCTATTGCATCAAAAATTCGCGCGAAATGGAGTGCAGGCACAAATGACACGAACGCAATGGTCCAGAAGCTATCTCGCTCGAACGGATTGGATCAATACACTTCCTCCGGACAGCCAGACGGTCTTCAAGAACCAACTGAAGAAGGCGTCAGTAAAAGAGACACTTCATCGTATTGGATGGCAAGTGTAGAGAAGAATGGTGCTAGCCCCTATGCAGCATTCGGCTACAAG ATCTGGAGAAATGTGATGGACTATGGAGCTAAAG GAGATGGTGTTACTGATGATACTGCTGCCATTAATCGAGCAATCTCTGACGGTAACCGATGCGGTGCCGATTGCAAATCTAGTACCAGATACCCAGCTGTCGTCTGGTTTCCTTCTGGTACTTATCTTGTCAGCAGTCCTGTAATTCAGTATTACAACACACAGTTGTTAGGAGAT CCTACCAATCTCCCTACAATTTTGGCTGCTTCGAGTTTCGTTGGCCTTGGTGTGATTACCTCCGATGTCTATGTTGGTGATTCGGAAGAATG GTATCTCAACACTAATAACTTCTTACGAAGTATCAGGAATTTCAAAATGGATATCACGCGCACTGACCAATCAGCGTACGTCTGCGCCATTCACTGGCAAGTCGCACAGGGTACCTCTCTTGAGAACATTGAATTCTATATGCTGCAAAATGTCGAAGGAAATACCCAACAG GGTGTTTACATGGAGAATGGCAGTGGTGGATTTCTAGCTGATCTTACATTCGTTGGAGGTAACTTTGG AGCATATTTTGGTAATCAGCAATTCACTACAAGTCATTTAGTGTTTGTGAATTGCAAGACGGCTCTCCAAGTTCACTGGGATTGGGCTTGGACAATGCAAGATGTGGTCATCGAGTCCTGTGGAACCGGAATACTTTTGACTGGAGGT GCGGGCGGAGCTGCGAGCACCGTCCCAAATACATCAATATCGGACAGAGTCAAATTATCAACCTCAAGACCGCCGGTGCTAAAGGCGACGGTGTGA